Part of the Limihaloglobus sulfuriphilus genome is shown below.
CGAATGTCGCAATGGTGGCGGCGGGCTGCGAGAATCTGCTGCCGGTCAGCAGGGATCTTGGCGGCGGGCGCTTTTATGAGCGTGTAAAGCGAGAAATGCCTTTTTTAGAGGTGAAACTTGATCTCACCGGAAAATTTGACGGAAAATCGCCGGTTGTAATCGACGGCAAAGAATACATCAGCACCGGAAGCGCTAAGAATGACTGCTATAAATATATAATTGAAAAGTATTTAAGGCCTGGAATCGCGAATCCATACAGGATGTGGTTCAACTGCGATGCTTCTATGTGGGGCTCTGTGAGAAACGTATATGGCGAGGGAGATTATGACTACCTCGGCGACAAAAATGAGCTTCAGCAGAATGGCATGTACAACGGCGATTACTGGGTCTCGCAAAAAGCGATTTTCTTTGATTTATCGCCCTGGGCGGACTGCAAACCCCTGGACGATCCCGACCAGCCTTTAGGTGCAGACAACAAAAGCTGGCATGACCTGCTCGAAATATCTTATAATCTTCGCGACGGCGAGTTCGGCATTGTAGGCGGTTTTGTACCGTGGTGGCTTAAATATACCTCCCACACTGGCGAAAAGCATGATCCCGTTCCGACGGAGTGGGAGTTCGTGGCATTGTTGACATCATACAACCTGGGCAATGACGGCGACGCGGCGTTTGGTATCGCGAATTCTTCATTCTTCCAGCATCTGCCGGCAGTGCCGCGGCAAGATGGCCTTTTCAGAGAGCCTGAGCCGGTAGAGTATGACAAGGATGCTGTCTATATAGCTGTTCACATGATGGATTACGACGGCAGTGCCTGGACAAATCAGATGATAACATCGATTTACAACGATCCTGCCCGCGGCGAGCTGCCGCTGAACTGGGTGATAAACACCGGCCTTAACTACCGGGTGCCCCATGCGATAAAATACATGCACGATAAACGGACGAAAAACGACCATTTCGGATTTTCCAGTGACGGCGTGGTGTATGTGCATCCGGGCAGTCTGATAAACAGAAAAGGGCGCATCAAGGAAAGCGGTACCGCCTATTATGAGCGGTACGCAAAAGAGCTCAACGAGAGGTACGGCGTGGAGTACAACGCGTTTTTCATTGACGGCGAGTTCAGGCAGGACTGGGCAGAGGCGATGGCGCGTACCAGCCCAAAGGGCTTTGGCGTAAATCTGTCGATAGAGGCTAAGATGGTAGGCGATACGCCGGTGAGCTTTGTCGAGAGCTATCATATCAGCGGCGTGCCGGATTTCAAGAGGCGTATCCTGGGTATTTACAAAGAGAGTGCCGCGGAGAAACAGTATCAGGCGGAGTTCCACGCGTTTAGATGTATTCTCTTAAAGCCCTCGATGATTGTCGATGCCGTTCGTGCCGCGGAAAAACAGTATCCAGAGGCTAATGTTGTTCTGGTAGATATAGCCAATTA
Proteins encoded:
- a CDS encoding GxGYxYP domain-containing protein — protein: MFKRSLFVFVVTLLTAVLPAFSDESYTFGNDVVVFDVWEYFDSAGIDTIGERADALYFITSLQGIVNRDAPRLYIYAALALFDVETRHYYEPDYREKPVTELDKFWMSYFRRQGYFGDNRAFKVKDLKTLVSRFRNEIEGLVLWDMQVPATSNVAMVAAGCENLLPVSRDLGGGRFYERVKREMPFLEVKLDLTGKFDGKSPVVIDGKEYISTGSAKNDCYKYIIEKYLRPGIANPYRMWFNCDASMWGSVRNVYGEGDYDYLGDKNELQQNGMYNGDYWVSQKAIFFDLSPWADCKPLDDPDQPLGADNKSWHDLLEISYNLRDGEFGIVGGFVPWWLKYTSHTGEKHDPVPTEWEFVALLTSYNLGNDGDAAFGIANSSFFQHLPAVPRQDGLFREPEPVEYDKDAVYIAVHMMDYDGSAWTNQMITSIYNDPARGELPLNWVINTGLNYRVPHAIKYMHDKRTKNDHFGFSSDGVVYVHPGSLINRKGRIKESGTAYYERYAKELNERYGVEYNAFFIDGEFRQDWAEAMARTSPKGFGVNLSIEAKMVGDTPVSFVESYHISGVPDFKRRILGIYKESAAEKQYQAEFHAFRCILLKPSMIVDAVRAAEKQYPEANVVLVDIANYYRLLKHKLRTPLVTPYSKVNKVSCSPSGSDGLKARDQADGPLKEVKAQGSDCWEISNTPASQYLYFAVDAGFRQNLFEKLSICVEYLDDSAGDIVLQYNSKNEDAPGAGAYQPYKRNIVLKGSGEWKTDCLEISDAMFAGRQNGLSDFRFINLTNNKIKIRKVTVEKSEND